Proteins from one Ipomoea triloba cultivar NCNSP0323 chromosome 1, ASM357664v1 genomic window:
- the LOC116033613 gene encoding uncharacterized protein LOC116033613 has translation MPPRRNAPAGNDNNLSAIDRMVQAMERMAEFMLAQQGQNQNQGQPRVDFAKAIANRQPPYYAGEKDPVILEEWIRTFDKLLNAVNCPANQRVSSAVYYLTKAADNWWATVGPNLLQDPAFGWEEFKVELREQFYTESIKGIKCEEFLRLKQKGATIQEYYDQHVELMRFAQEIVPDEASKARRFVRGLDWSIRGMRRFVRGLDWSIRGMIRFVRGLDWSIRGMIAPFMCSTLKEAYDRASDHYQVYLDQQEVYGRSKRKAEDKSRKFPAGNKKANQGSFNPVRGREGVNQENRPACPRCGRNHPGVNCQGMKIKCYRCGLLGHKSFQCRSQEDSPQKPLQNVNQGRRFNGNAGWNFAGAEDKRTNSQSVNSGRPANATPGSNHKGKQVMGESSGERQGRINVVNSA, from the coding sequence ATGCCGCCGAGACGGAATGCGCCTGCGGGTAACGACAATAACCTCTCTGCGATAGATCGAATGGTTCAAGCAATGGAGAGAATGGCTGAGTTTATGCTAGCTCAGCAaggccaaaaccaaaaccagggACAACCGAGAGTGGATTTCGCTAAGGCAATCGCCAACCGACAACCACCATACTACGCAGGTGAAAAGGATCCAGTAATTTTGGAGGAGTGGATCCGAACGTTCGACAAGTTGCTCAACGCAGTGAATTGTCCTGCGAATCAACGAGTATCCTCTGCAGTCTATTACCTGACGAAAGCCGCAGACAATTGGTGGGCGACGGTCGGACCTAATCTCCTGCAAGACCCAGCatttggttgggaagaattcaaggtggAATTGAGGGAACAATTCTACACCGAGAGTATCAAAGGGATTAAGTGCGAGGAGTTTCTGCGATTGAAACAGAAGGGAGCGACTATCCAGGAATACTATGATCAGCACGTTGAGCTGATGCGATTTGCTCAAGAGATCGTACCGGATGAGGCGAGTAAGGCGAGAAGATTCGTTCGGGGGTTGGACTGGAGTATAAGGGGAATGAGAAGATTCGTTCGGGGGTTGGACTGGAGTATAAGGGGAATGATAAGATTCGTTCGGGGGTTGGACTGGAGTATAAGGGGAATGATTGCACCtttcatgtgctctaccttgAAAGAGGCGTATGATAGAGCCtcggatcattatcaagtaTACCTGGACCAACAGGAAGTCTACGGCCGAAGCAAGAGGAAAGCTGAAGACAAGTCTCGGAAGTTTCCAGCAGGAAACAAGAAGGCCAACCAAGGCAGCTTCAACCCAGTGCGAGGAAGAGAAGGGGTCAATCAGGAAAACCGTCCTGCTTGCCCAAGATGTGGGAGGAATCACCCCGGAGTAAACTGTCAAGGGATGAAGATCAAATGTTATAGGTGTGGTCTCCTGGGGCACAAATCTTTTCAGTGCCGAAGTCAAGAAGACAGTCCCCAAAAGCCTCTGCAGAATGTGAATCAGGGAAGGAGATTCAATGGGAATGCCGGCTGGAATTTCGCAGGAGCAGAAGACAAGAGGACCAACTCCCAATCTGTAAATTCAGGAAGACCAGCGAACGCCACGCCTGGTTCCAATCACAAGGGAAAGCAggtgatgggagaaagcagcggaGAGAGACAAGGCAGGATTaacgtcgtcaatagcgcttag